The DNA region GTGAACGCCAGCTGTAAACAGCTCGCAAAGAATTTTTAAAATACGCCGCAGGAGAGATTCGCAATGGCTCAGCAGGGCAGTGGTTATCAGGCTCGCTATAAACGCATTCTACTCAAGCTTAGCGGCGAGGCCCTGATGGGCTCGGAAGAGTTCGGGATCGATCCGAAAGTTCTGGATCGCATGGCGCTGGAAGTCGGCCAACTGGTCGGCATCGGTGTTCAGGTCGGTCTGGTGATCGGCGGCGGTAACCTGTTCCGCGGTGCAGCGCTGAGCGCGGCCGGCATGGATCGGGTCACCGGCGACCACATGGGCATGCTGGCCACTGTGATGAACGCCTTGGCCATGCGCGATGCGCTGGAACGTGCCAATATCTCGGCCATCGTGATGTCGGCCATTTCCATGGTTGGCGTAACCGATCACTATGATCGCCGCAAAGCCATGCGCCACTTGAACGCCAAGGAAGTCGTGATTTTCGCGGCCGGTACCGGCAATCCGTTCTTCACCACGGATTCGGCAGCGTGCTTGCGTGCAATCGAAATCGATGCCGATGTCGTGCTCAAGGCGACCAAGGTCGATGGCGTCTACACCGCTGACCCATTCAAAGACCCGCATGCCGAGAAGTTCGATCATCTGACTTACGATGAAGTGCTGGATCGCAAGCTGGGCGTGATGGATCTGACCGCCATTTGCCTGTGCCGCGACCACAAGATGCCGTTGCGCGTATTTAACATGAACAAGCCCGGCGCCCTGCTGAACATCGTGCATGGCGGCGCTGAAGGGACCCTGATCGAGGAAGGCCAACAATGATCAACGAAATCAAGAAAGACGCTAAAGAGCGTATGCAGAAATCCGTCGAGTCGCTGATGCACAACTTCGGCCGTATTCGTACTGGCCAGGCGCATCCAAGCATTCTGGAAGGCGTGATGGTGCCGTATTACGGTTCCGACACTCCGATCAAGCAGGTGGCGAACATCACCGTCAAAGACGCCCGTACCCTGCAAGTCGTTGCCTTTGAGCGCAACATGCTGGGTGCCGTCGACAAAGCCATCGGTAGCGCGGGTCTGAACCTCAACCCGACCAACCTGGGTGAATTGCTGCTGATCTCCATGCCGGCCCTGACCGAAGAAACCCGTAAGGGCTTCACCAAGCAGGCTCGCGATGTCGCTGAAGATGCCCGTGTTGCGGTGCGCAACATCCGTCGTGATGCGAACAGCCAGCTCAAGGATCTGGTCAAGGAAAAAGAAATCAGCGAAGACGAAGAGCGTCGCGCCACTGGCGAGATCGATGACCTGACCAAAAAGTTCGTGGCTGAAATCGACGCGAATTTGGCACAGAAAGAAAAAGACCTGATGGCCGTATAAGGGTCGCGTTTTAATGGATAAGACCAAGCAGACTGCGCCGTCCGCGGTGCCGCGCCATGTCGCGATCATCATGGATGGGAATAATCGCTGGGCGAAAAAGCGCTTTATGCCGGGTGTCGCCGGTCATAAAGCGGGCGTGGATGCGGTTCGTGCGGTGATCGAGGTGTGTGCCGAGGCCGGGGTCGAAGTATTGACCCTGTTCGCCTTCTCCAGCGAGAACTGGCAGCGTCCGGCCGACGAGGTCAGCGCCTTGATGGATCTGTTCTTCAAGGCATTGCGTCGTGAGGCCAAGCGCCTGAACGAAAACAACATCAGTTTGCGCATCATTGGCGACCGTTCGCGCTTTCATCCAGAGCTTCAGGCTGCCATGCGTGAAGCTGAGGCAATGACGGCGGGCGCCAATCGCTTCGTTCTGCAGATCGCTGCCAACTATGGTGGACAGTGGGATATCGCGCAGGCCGCACAGCGTCTGGCTCGGGAAGTTCAGGCCGGGCACCTGCGTCCGGAAGACATTACCCCGGAACTGTTGCAAACCTGTCTGGCTACCGGCGATTTGCCGTTGCCGGACTTGTGCATCCGTACCGGTGGCGAGCACCGCATCAGTAACTTCCTGCTGTGGCAACTGGCTTACGCCGAGTTGTACTTCTCCGACCTGTTCTGGCCGGACTTCAAACACGATGCCATGCGTTCCGCGCTGGCCGATTTTGCTTCTCGGCAGCGCCGCTTCGGTAAAACGAGCGAGCAGGTCGAGGCTGGAGCCCGGGTTTAATGCTTAAACAACGAATCATCACCGCGCTGATCCTGCTGCCGATTGCCCTGTGCGGGTTTTTTCTGCTCGAAGGCACCGGTTTTGCGCTGTTCATCGGGCTGGTCGTGACCCTCGGTGCATGGGAGTGGGCTCGCCTGGCGGGCTTCACTGAGCAGCCGATCCGCATTGCCTATGCAGCGGTGGTCGCGTTGATGCTGTTTGTCATGCATATCGTGCCTGGGCTCGCGCCTTGGGTATTGGGCGCTTCGGTGCTTTGGTGGGGCGTTGCAACCTATCTGGTGTTGACGTATCCGCGCTCCAGCGAACTCTGGTCCAGCGCTGCCTGCAAGCTGGTGATCGGTCTGCTGATCCTGCTGCCCGCCTGGCAAGGTCTGGTTCAGATCAAGCAGGAGTCTTTGGGCAACTGGCTGATCATGGCGGTGATGGTGCTGGTCTGGGGTGCTGATATCGGTGCTTACTTCTCTGGCCGGGCCTTTGGCAAGCGCAAGCTGGCGCCACAGGTCAGTCCCGGCAAAAGCTGGGAGGGCGTCTACGGCGGCCTCGCGGTGAGTCTGGTCATTACTGTCATTGTCGGTCTGTTTCGAGACTGGACGGTGGCGCAGCTGTTCAAAGGTCTGATTGGTGCAGCCATCATCGTGTTCATCTCGGTGGTAGGTGATCTGACTGAAAGCATGTTCAAGCGTCAGTCCGGGATCAAGGACAGCAGTAATCTGCTGCCGGGTCACGGCGGCGTGCTGGACCGAATCGACAGCCTGACTGCAGCGATTCCAGTGTTTGCCGTGCTGCTGTGGATGGCGGCGCCGTGAGCCGCCCGCAGCAGATTACCGTCCTGGGGGCGACCGGTTCGATTGGTCTGAGCACGCTTGACGTCATCGCTCGCCATCCCGAGCGTTATCAGGTTTTCGCCTTGAGCGGTTTCACCCGTCTGAGCGAGCTGTTGGCGCTGTGCGTTCGCCATACGCCGCGGTTCGCCGTGGTGCCTGAGGCGGGTGCTGCCCGAGGCTTACAGGACGACCTGCGCGCCGCAGGCCTGCCGACCCGCGTGTTGGTGGGTGAGGAGGGCCTGTGTCAGGTTGCTTCCGATCCTGAGGTCGATGCGGTCATGGCGGCCATCGTTGGCGCTGCGGGCTTGCGACCGACTCTGGCGGCGGTCGAAGCCGGCAAGAAAATCCTCCTGGCCAACAAAGAAGCGCTGGTGATGTCCGGTGCGCTGTTCATGCAGGCGGTGCGCAAGAGTGGTTCGGTGTTGCTGCCGATCGACAGTGAGCACAACGCGATTTTCCAGTGCATGCCACAGGATTTCGCTCGTGGACTGAGTGCCGTCGGGGTGCGTCGGATTTTACTCACGGCCTCTGGCGGTCCGTTCCGACAGACACCTATGGCTGAACTGGTGCATGTTTCCCCTGAGCAAGCGTGTGCCCACCCGAACTGGTCCATGGGGCGCAAGATTTCAGTGGATTCGGCCAGCATGATGAACAAGGGGCTGGAGTTAATCGAAGCCTGTTGGCTGTTTGATGCCAAGCCGTCCCAGGTCGAAGTGGTGATTCATCCTCAAAGCGTGATTCATTCGCTGGTCGATTACATCGACGGTTCGGTATTGGCCCAGTTGGGTAACCCTGACATGCGCACGCCGATCGCCAACGCGCTGGCCTGGCCGGAGCGGATCGATTCGGGTGTTGCGCCGCTGGACTTGTTTGCAATTGCGCGGCTGGACTTCCAGGCGCCTGATGAAGAGCGATTCCCGTGTCTGCGCCTTGCGCGTCAGGCGGCTGAATCCGGCAATAGCGCGCCGGCCATGCTTAATGCGGCGAATGAAGTGGCGGTCGCGGCCTTTCTCGACGGGCGGGTTCGCTACCCGGAAATCGCGAGTATCATCGAAGAAGTATTGAATCTCGAGCCCGTGGTTGCGGTTGACGATCTCGAGGCAGTGTTCACGGCCGACGCGAAAGCGCGAGTACTGGCCGAACAATGGTTGAGTCGTCACGGGCGGTAAGTGCTGCAATACGTTGACCCATGCGGCACTGGACAGGATTGCGGAGAAAGTAGATGAGCGCGCTCTATATGATTGTCGGCACCCTGGTGGCTTTGGGTGTGCTGGTCACCTTCCACGAATTCGGCCATTTTTGGGTCGCACGTCGCTGTGGGGTCAAAGTGCTGCGTTTCTCCGTAGGCTTCGGTATGCCGTTGCTGCGCTGGCACGACAAGAAAGGCACTGAGTTCGTCGTCGCCGCGATCCCGCTGGGCGGTTACGTGAAAATGCTCGACGAGCGCGAAGGCGAAGTTCCGGCCGATCAGCTTGATCAGTCCTTCAATCGCAAATCCGTCCGCCAGCGTATCGCTATCGTATCGGCGGGTCCGATTGCCAACTTTTTACTGGCGATGATTTTTTTCTGGGTGCTCGCCATGCTCGGCAGCGAGCAAGTGCGCCCGGTCATTGGTGCAGTCGAATCCGGCAGTATCGCCGCCAAGGCTGGTTTGAGCGCGGGCCAGGAAATCATTGCCATCGATGGCGAGCCAACTTCCGGCTGGGCCGCGGTGAACCTGCAGTTGGTCCGTCGTCTTGGGGAGAGCGGTTCCCTGCAGTTGCTGGTCCGTGATCAGGGTTCCACAGTGGATTCGCCCCGTGAACTGATGCTGGATAAATGGCTCAAGGGTGCCGATGAGCCAGATCCGATTCGTTCGCTGGGTTTACGCCCTTGGCGTCCGGCGCTGCCACCGGTCCTGGCCGAACTTGACCCGAAAGGCCCGGCACAGGCTGCTGGCCTGAAGACCGGTGACCGACTGTTAGCTCTGGACGGCAAGTCGCTTGATGACTGGCAGCAGGTGGTGGACACGGTCCGTATGCACCCTGATACCAAAATCATGCTGCGCGTCGAGCGTGATAGTGCTCAAATCGACGTCCCTGTGACGCTGGCCGCTCGCGGCGAGAAGAAGGCACCCAGTGGTTATCTGGGCGCTGGGGTGAAAGCAGTTGATTGGCCGCCAGAGATGATTCGCGAAGTGAGTTATGGTCCTGTGGCCGCGATTGGAGAGGGCGCTCGACGCACCTGGACCATGAGCGTACTGACCCTCGATTCGCTCAAGAAAATGTTGTTCGGTGAGCTCTCGGTAAAAAACTTGAGTGGACCGATAACCATTGCTAAAGTGGCGGGCGCTTCTGCCCAGTCGGGTGTCGCTGATTTCCTGAATTTCCTTGCTTATCTGAGTATTAGCTTGGGAGTTCTGAATTTGTTGCCCATTCCTGTACTGGATGGGGGGCATTTGTTGTTTTATCTGATCGAGTGGGCGCGTGGTCGCCCCTTGTCGGATCGGGTGCAGGGTTGGGGGATACAGATCGGTATCAGTTTGGTGATCGGGGTGATGTTGCTTGCTCTGGTCAATGATCTAAGTCGACTGTAACGCTTCGCTGAATTGCGAATCTGCCGCATTTTGCGGCAGTTTGTTTATTGCCAGTTGGAATAAGAAAGGACTTCATGAAACGTCTGCTGCTAACTGCGGTTCTCACCGTATTGATGATCGCCGAAGTTCACGCCGAGTCCTTCACTATCTCTGATATTCGCGTCAATGGCCTCCAGCGGGTCTCCGCGGGTAGCGTCTTTGGTGCTTTGCCGTTGAACGTCGGTGAACAGGCGGATGATCGTCGCCTGGTGGAATCCACTCGTGCGTTGTTCAAAACCGGTTTCTTTCAAGATATCCAGCTGGGCCGCGATGGCAACGTCCTGGTCATCACGGTAGTCGAGCGCCCGTCGGTCGCCAGTATCGAGATCGAGGGTAACAAGGCGATCTCCACTGAAGACCTGATGAAAGGCCTCAAACAATCCGGTCTGGCCGAAGGCGAGATCTTCCAGCGCGCCACCCTCGAAGGTGTGCGTAACGAGCTGCAGCGCCAATACGTCGCTCAGGGTCGCTACTCGGCTACCGTCGACACTGAAGTGGTGCCGCAGCCGCGTAACCGCGTTGCGTTGAAGGTCAATATCAACGAAGGCACCGTTGCTGCTATCCAGCACATCAACGTGGTGGGTAACACCGTCTTCCCTGATGAAGACCTGATCGACCTGTTTGAACTCAAGACCACCAACTGGCTGTCGTTCTTCAAGAACGATGACAAGTACGCTCGTGAAAAACTTTCCG from Pseudomonas sp. ACM7 includes:
- the pyrH gene encoding UMP kinase, with the protein product MAQQGSGYQARYKRILLKLSGEALMGSEEFGIDPKVLDRMALEVGQLVGIGVQVGLVIGGGNLFRGAALSAAGMDRVTGDHMGMLATVMNALAMRDALERANISAIVMSAISMVGVTDHYDRRKAMRHLNAKEVVIFAAGTGNPFFTTDSAACLRAIEIDADVVLKATKVDGVYTADPFKDPHAEKFDHLTYDEVLDRKLGVMDLTAICLCRDHKMPLRVFNMNKPGALLNIVHGGAEGTLIEEGQQ
- the frr gene encoding ribosome recycling factor; this encodes MINEIKKDAKERMQKSVESLMHNFGRIRTGQAHPSILEGVMVPYYGSDTPIKQVANITVKDARTLQVVAFERNMLGAVDKAIGSAGLNLNPTNLGELLLISMPALTEETRKGFTKQARDVAEDARVAVRNIRRDANSQLKDLVKEKEISEDEERRATGEIDDLTKKFVAEIDANLAQKEKDLMAV
- the uppS gene encoding polyprenyl diphosphate synthase; amino-acid sequence: MDKTKQTAPSAVPRHVAIIMDGNNRWAKKRFMPGVAGHKAGVDAVRAVIEVCAEAGVEVLTLFAFSSENWQRPADEVSALMDLFFKALRREAKRLNENNISLRIIGDRSRFHPELQAAMREAEAMTAGANRFVLQIAANYGGQWDIAQAAQRLAREVQAGHLRPEDITPELLQTCLATGDLPLPDLCIRTGGEHRISNFLLWQLAYAELYFSDLFWPDFKHDAMRSALADFASRQRRFGKTSEQVEAGARV
- a CDS encoding phosphatidate cytidylyltransferase, whose amino-acid sequence is MLKQRIITALILLPIALCGFFLLEGTGFALFIGLVVTLGAWEWARLAGFTEQPIRIAYAAVVALMLFVMHIVPGLAPWVLGASVLWWGVATYLVLTYPRSSELWSSAACKLVIGLLILLPAWQGLVQIKQESLGNWLIMAVMVLVWGADIGAYFSGRAFGKRKLAPQVSPGKSWEGVYGGLAVSLVITVIVGLFRDWTVAQLFKGLIGAAIIVFISVVGDLTESMFKRQSGIKDSSNLLPGHGGVLDRIDSLTAAIPVFAVLLWMAAP
- the ispC gene encoding 1-deoxy-D-xylulose-5-phosphate reductoisomerase codes for the protein MSRPQQITVLGATGSIGLSTLDVIARHPERYQVFALSGFTRLSELLALCVRHTPRFAVVPEAGAARGLQDDLRAAGLPTRVLVGEEGLCQVASDPEVDAVMAAIVGAAGLRPTLAAVEAGKKILLANKEALVMSGALFMQAVRKSGSVLLPIDSEHNAIFQCMPQDFARGLSAVGVRRILLTASGGPFRQTPMAELVHVSPEQACAHPNWSMGRKISVDSASMMNKGLELIEACWLFDAKPSQVEVVIHPQSVIHSLVDYIDGSVLAQLGNPDMRTPIANALAWPERIDSGVAPLDLFAIARLDFQAPDEERFPCLRLARQAAESGNSAPAMLNAANEVAVAAFLDGRVRYPEIASIIEEVLNLEPVVAVDDLEAVFTADAKARVLAEQWLSRHGR
- the rseP gene encoding sigma E protease regulator RseP translates to MSALYMIVGTLVALGVLVTFHEFGHFWVARRCGVKVLRFSVGFGMPLLRWHDKKGTEFVVAAIPLGGYVKMLDEREGEVPADQLDQSFNRKSVRQRIAIVSAGPIANFLLAMIFFWVLAMLGSEQVRPVIGAVESGSIAAKAGLSAGQEIIAIDGEPTSGWAAVNLQLVRRLGESGSLQLLVRDQGSTVDSPRELMLDKWLKGADEPDPIRSLGLRPWRPALPPVLAELDPKGPAQAAGLKTGDRLLALDGKSLDDWQQVVDTVRMHPDTKIMLRVERDSAQIDVPVTLAARGEKKAPSGYLGAGVKAVDWPPEMIREVSYGPVAAIGEGARRTWTMSVLTLDSLKKMLFGELSVKNLSGPITIAKVAGASAQSGVADFLNFLAYLSISLGVLNLLPIPVLDGGHLLFYLIEWARGRPLSDRVQGWGIQIGISLVIGVMLLALVNDLSRL